Genomic DNA from alpha proteobacterium U9-1i:
AAGCTCAACAACGAAGGCCGCGCGCGGCTGATGGCGGCGTTCGAGCAAGTCGACGCGCACTTCACGCAGCTCTTCGCGACCTTGTTCGAAGGCGGCCAAGCGGCGTTGAAGCTCACCGAGAGCGAGGATCCGCTGGAGGCTGGCCTCGAGATTTTTGCCGAGCCGCCAGGCAAACGCCTCACTGCGCTCTCGCTGATGTCCGGCGGCGAGCAAGCGCTTACGGCCACAGCCCTGATCTTCGCCGTGTTCCTCGCCAACCCCGCGCCGCTCTGCGTGCTGGACGAAGTCGATGCGCCGCTGGACGACGCCAACGTCGATCGCTTCTGCCGACTGCTCGAAGAAATGAAGCGCCTCACCTCGACGCGCTTTGTCGTCATCACCCACAATCCGGTGACCATGTCGCGCATGGACCGCCTCTACGGCGTCACCATGCCCGAACAAGGCGCAAGCCAATTGGTGAGCGTGGACCTAGGGCGCGCGCGCGAAATGGTTGCGGCGGAATAGCCGGTGCTGCTGCGGCGGCGTGTTCTTCTCCAAAGCAGGCGCGCATTCGACGCCCTGGGCGTCGTACGGAACTACGGCGACCTGTTCGAGGCGCTGGACCGAGATCGGGGCAAAATTTCCCTCCGCGCCCGCCGTTTCGCCTCCGAAAGCCGCCCCAAATGTCGCACTGGGTTTTCTTGACGCCCTAGGGGGGCGCCTCTAGTTTCCGCGCGCGCAAAGGGGGGTTGGCCAAGCCGGTCCGCCTCGCTTGGCGCATCGACCGGTCCATGGCTGATAAATCCCCTCCGCCAGAGGACGCCTTGTCGAACTTGCGCCAGCGTGTGAACGCCGCGGAAGCGAGGCATCAAGCGTCTTCCACAAGACCGCCAGACAGCGTCGGCACGGTTGCCGCGCGGTTCGGTGGTGAATTTGGCGCGGCGGTGATCGTCGGCTTCTTGCTCGGATACGGGGTCGATTACTTCTTCCACGTTGCGCCGTGGGGGTTGTTTATCGGCCTCGGACTCGGGTTCGTGGCGGGCGTGGTGAACGTGGTGCGCGCGGCGCAGTCGTTCAACAGAGCCAATCCGGCCGATCCAAATGCGCCGTCCATCCCCGACGACGAGGAAGACTGAGAGACCCGTGTCCAACGACCCGATCCACCAGTTCCAGATTCAGAACTACGTCCCGCTGGAAATCGCGGGGCTCGACGCTTCGGTCACGAACGCGAGCCTGTTCATGCTGGCCGGCGTCGGCGTGACGGCGTGGTTCCTTACGTCGGCGATGAAGCCCGCGGCCATGGTGCCGGGCCGCAGCCAAGTGGTCGCCGAGAGCGCCTACGGCTTTATCCGCGGTATGGTGAAGGACAGCGCCGGCGAAGAAGGCGTGAAGAAGTTCTTCCCGCTCGTCTTCACGCTCTTCCTGTTCATTTTCGCGGCGAACATGATCGGCATGTTCCCCTATTTCTTCACTCCCACCAGCCATATCGCGGTCACCGCGGCGATGGCGTTGATCGTGTTCACCACAGTCGTGGTTGTGGGTTTCGCGAAGAACGGCCTGAAGTTCCTCAAGGTGTTCGCGCCGTCGGGCGTGCCTTGGTACATTCTGTGGTTCGTCGTGATCATCGAGGTGATCTCGTTCTTCTCGCGGCCGCTCTCGCACGCGGTTCGTTTGTGGGCGAACATTCTCGCGGGCCACTTGGTGCTCAAGGTGTTCGCCGGTTTCGTGCCGATGATGGCCGCGGCCGGCGCGCTCGGCGTGCTCGGCGCGATCTTGCCGCTCGGGCTTACGGTCGGCCTCTACGCACTCGAATTCCTGGTTGCGTTCCTGCAAGCCTACGTGTTCGCGATGCTGACCTGCATCTACCTGAACGACGCTCTTCACCCCGGCCACTAGCGGCCCACATTTTCAACTTTGGTTTGAACGGAGAACTACAATGGACGCGGAAGCCGCAAAGTTCATCGGTGCTGGTCTGGCCTGCTTCGGCATGGGCCTCGTCGGCATCGGCGTGGGCAACATCTTCGGCTCCTTCCTGCAGGGCGCGTTGCGCAACCCGTCGGAAGCGCCGAAGCAATTCGGCAATCTGATCTTCGGCTTCGCCGTGACCGAAGCGCTCGGCATCTTCTCGCTGCTGATCGCGCTCCTGCTGCTGTTCGCCGTCTAAGCGGAGAGCAACCGGCCCATGGCCCACGCACCCGAAGCAGAACACGCCGTCGACACGCACGCCGCTGACGCCGCCCACGGCGCGGACGCGGCCGCGCATGGCGGCGAACACACGGCGGGTTTCCCGCCGTTCGATCCGGCAGTGTTCACGAGCCAGCTGATCTGGTTCGCGATCACGTTCCTGATCCTCTACTTCGTGGTGTCGCGTTATGTCGTGCCAAGCGTGGAGCGCGTGCTTGAAAAGCGCGCCGCCACCTTGGCCGCCGATCGCGAGGGCGCGGCCGCCAAGACCGCCTTGGCCGAACAAGCGCGCGCCACAATGGAGCGCGCCGTCGCCAAGGCTCGCGCCGACGCGCGTAAGCTTGTCGACGACATGCGCGCCGAGGTGCAGGCCAAGCTCGGCGCCGAGCAAGCCGAAGCGGAAGCACGGCTTGCGAAGCAAGCCGAGGCGTCCGCCGCCAAGATCGCCGCCGCGCGCACGATCGCGATGGCGGAAATCCCCGCCATCGCTGACACGCTCGGCCGCGACATCGCCGACCGGCTCGCGCCGGCAAAGGGCTAAGCGCCATGCACTTCGACGCAACCTTCTTCGCTCTCGTCGCGCTCGCGATCTTCATCGGGCTGATGCTCTATCTGAAGGTGCCGGCGATGGTGCTGGGCATGCTCGACGCGCGCTCAAACGAGATCGCCAAGGAGCTGCACGAGGCCCGGCGCTTGCGCGAAGAGGCAGAGCGTCTCTTAGCGGAGTACGAAGCCAAGCGCGTCGCGGCGGAAGAAGAAGCCAAGGCCATCGTCGCCAGCGCCAAGGAACAAGCCTTGGCCGTCGCCGAGGAAACCCGCGCCAGCATGACGGCCGCCATGGCGCGTCGCGAGCAGCAAGCGGTGGACGGCATTGCCCAAGCCGAAGCGAAAGCAACCGCCGAAGTGCGCGCCGCCGCCGCTGACGCGGCTCTGGCGGCTGCTGAAAAGCTCATCCGCGAACGCATGAGCGACGCCAACCAATCCGCGCTGATCGCCAAAGGCGTCGCGGAAATGGGTCGCGCGTTCAGCTAACTAAACAGAATGGATCTCCGCCTCCTCCTCGATGGAGGAGGCGCCGCGAAGCGGCGGAGGAGGTGCGCGCTCGGCGAAAAAGGAAGGCCTCATACGGCTCAACGCAAATGTCGCGGGCCTCACCCTCCCCGCGCTTCGCGCGGCCCTCCCATCGAAGGAGGGCTGGCCGAACCTGAATCGATCGGAATGACGGAAGCGATGAGACGGCGCATAGTCCGGTCAGGGAGGCCGCCCATGAACATCATCG
This window encodes:
- a CDS encoding ATP synthase F0 sector subunit a, which translates into the protein MSNDPIHQFQIQNYVPLEIAGLDASVTNASLFMLAGVGVTAWFLTSAMKPAAMVPGRSQVVAESAYGFIRGMVKDSAGEEGVKKFFPLVFTLFLFIFAANMIGMFPYFFTPTSHIAVTAAMALIVFTTVVVVGFAKNGLKFLKVFAPSGVPWYILWFVVIIEVISFFSRPLSHAVRLWANILAGHLVLKVFAGFVPMMAAAGALGVLGAILPLGLTVGLYALEFLVAFLQAYVFAMLTCIYLNDALHPGH
- a CDS encoding ATP synthase F0 sector subunit c translates to MDAEAAKFIGAGLACFGMGLVGIGVGNIFGSFLQGALRNPSEAPKQFGNLIFGFAVTEALGIFSLLIALLLLFAV
- a CDS encoding ATP synthase F0 sector subunit b'; protein product: MAHAPEAEHAVDTHAADAAHGADAAAHGGEHTAGFPPFDPAVFTSQLIWFAITFLILYFVVSRYVVPSVERVLEKRAATLAADREGAAAKTALAEQARATMERAVAKARADARKLVDDMRAEVQAKLGAEQAEAEARLAKQAEASAAKIAAARTIAMAEIPAIADTLGRDIADRLAPAKG
- a CDS encoding ATP synthase F0 sector subunit b, with the translated sequence MHFDATFFALVALAIFIGLMLYLKVPAMVLGMLDARSNEIAKELHEARRLREEAERLLAEYEAKRVAAEEEAKAIVASAKEQALAVAEETRASMTAAMARREQQAVDGIAQAEAKATAEVRAAAADAALAAAEKLIRERMSDANQSALIAKGVAEMGRAFS